Proteins encoded together in one Oceanobacillus iheyensis HTE831 window:
- a CDS encoding GNAT family N-acetyltransferase, giving the protein MEHTKKHHSISYSTNLGEITIEGPIPRKELEKYEFHSELTAFRPAPKQFDALLDIAEFPEGRIIIVRTEDTIIGYVTYLHPDPLERWSAFKMQDLIELGAIEIIPSYRGARVASNLLKISMMDEYMENYIVISTEYYWHWDLDGTKLSIWEYRKVMEKMMAAGGLLPAPTDDPEIISHPANCLMVRIGKNVSQKSIEQFDELRFLGRSKYRNMREGL; this is encoded by the coding sequence ATGGAACATACAAAGAAACACCATTCTATCTCCTATTCAACGAATCTTGGAGAAATTACTATTGAAGGACCTATTCCGCGTAAAGAACTAGAAAAATATGAATTTCATTCTGAACTCACAGCTTTTCGTCCCGCTCCCAAACAATTTGATGCTTTATTGGATATTGCTGAATTCCCTGAAGGAAGAATTATTATTGTGCGAACAGAAGATACCATAATTGGATATGTAACCTACCTTCATCCTGATCCATTAGAAAGATGGTCTGCTTTTAAAATGCAAGACCTTATTGAATTAGGAGCCATTGAAATTATCCCCTCATATCGCGGTGCAAGAGTAGCATCTAACTTATTAAAAATATCCATGATGGATGAATATATGGAAAATTACATTGTTATATCAACAGAGTATTATTGGCATTGGGATTTGGATGGTACAAAGTTAAGTATATGGGAATATCGTAAAGTGATGGAAAAAATGATGGCTGCAGGAGGTCTATTACCAGCACCAACTGATGATCCAGAAATTATTTCCCACCCTGCAAACTGCTTAATGGTACGAATAGGTAAAAATGTTAGCCAGAAATCAATTGAACAGTTTGATGAATTACGTTTTTTAGGAAGATCAAAATACAGAAATATGAGAGAAGGTCTTTAA
- a CDS encoding acetoin utilization AcuB family protein produces the protein MLVEEIMKTEVITLPPKATINDALQLLQLHKIRHIPIVNDDFQVIGIVSDRDVRDASPSTFFEQPDIGILNNTIDSIMTKQVITIHPMDFVEEIAAIFYDREIACLPVVSNNRLIGIVTEKDMLYTLIQLTGTHVQSSLVEVKVPDQPGILPEVAAIFGKRKINIVSVLIYPYKDPDYKILVFRVKTLNPMPIIQDLREAGYPLLWPNNIAEPKR, from the coding sequence ATGTTAGTTGAAGAAATTATGAAAACGGAGGTTATCACGCTTCCGCCAAAAGCAACCATTAACGATGCCCTGCAATTATTACAACTGCATAAGATTCGCCATATACCAATTGTAAATGATGATTTTCAAGTAATTGGAATTGTTTCTGATCGTGATGTACGAGATGCTAGTCCATCTACTTTTTTTGAGCAACCAGATATCGGTATATTAAATAATACCATTGATTCAATTATGACCAAGCAAGTTATTACAATACATCCGATGGATTTTGTAGAAGAAATCGCAGCTATTTTTTATGATAGAGAAATTGCTTGCTTACCAGTCGTTAGTAACAACAGACTTATTGGAATTGTAACGGAAAAAGATATGTTATATACATTAATTCAACTAACTGGGACACATGTCCAAAGCTCTCTTGTTGAAGTAAAAGTACCAGATCAACCAGGGATTCTACCTGAGGTTGCAGCTATTTTTGGTAAACGAAAAATTAATATTGTATCCGTTCTCATTTACCCTTATAAAGATCCAGATTATAAAATATTGGTATTTCGTGTAAAAACATTAAATCCCATGCCGATCATACAAGACTTACGAGAAGCTGGATATCCATTATTGTGGCCAAATAATATTGCGGAGCCGAAACGATGA